From one Sulfurovum sp. UBA12169 genomic stretch:
- a CDS encoding chromosome segregation protein SMC produces MILNNLELLNFKKYTQKSFSFDEGLTGIIGKNGSGKSTIFEAILFVLYGELKNKGSKELIRNSSVSQKEPVSVTLEFEFDSATYKVIREFRGKTLTANAKLYKNEALVSSGAKEVTNSIGKLVKMNKDAFLHTLFASQKELTSLSNLKPEDRKKMIRKLLGLEKIDAIETMLVEKSRGLKREIDAFREVLLSSDEIISKESAIKTHNENKTSIFTNLTAKSKELETLKLKEIESKKELDLLQKTKEHKTKLLSELELIKNTLESNKLQQTKLSSELLELQQKQKELTVLEPLKIEFEQLQTKLKEQQQLKEIHLKIEGLNKEQTQLREQYTKAKNDIAALELEVKDYASLQVKQQQMKNEADKLQTTIKELETQIKAISSSVSGEQKLIDTTKAQIAEIEKIGKGSNCPTCTRPLLEEYDKVIATLSNTIQTIQKEKIDKQTLELSKVESSKVALDKQKEEIQSQLQELNKQLTIIETKQKDLIKAHVHFKEVEAKGIQNKKELEALSKYSYDEKLHEDLIAKEQTLKPKYDEYKKLQTLIQRVPVLQKELDEIKKAIKEKTLGFTHKETEIKAIIYDETNHKTKLDEFTLLQKHKDELATVINEFKVQIASIDGEIKTLQSSLDTNKEHQARLAAKQQDLSDYEKIKVSLNEFKTKLNSKVAPRISQIASAMYGQITKGKYQHIEVDNDFDFYIYDEGQKFPIERFSGGEVDLANLVLRIAISKTLGELSGAGNIGFLAFDEVFGSQDESRRMEILEAFHTIKEQYRQIFLISHEMEIKEMFERLVEL; encoded by the coding sequence GTGATACTGAATAATCTTGAGCTCTTAAACTTTAAAAAGTACACCCAAAAAAGCTTTTCATTTGATGAGGGGCTGACCGGCATCATCGGGAAAAACGGCAGCGGCAAATCCACCATCTTTGAAGCGATACTTTTTGTACTTTACGGAGAGCTAAAAAACAAAGGCTCAAAAGAACTGATACGAAATTCAAGCGTAAGCCAGAAAGAGCCTGTAAGCGTCACACTGGAGTTTGAGTTTGATAGCGCTACCTACAAAGTGATCAGAGAGTTTAGAGGCAAAACACTCACAGCCAATGCAAAACTTTATAAAAATGAAGCACTCGTTTCAAGCGGAGCAAAAGAGGTAACAAACTCTATTGGCAAACTTGTAAAAATGAACAAAGATGCTTTTTTGCATACTTTATTTGCCTCTCAAAAAGAGCTTACAAGTCTTAGCAATCTAAAACCAGAAGACAGAAAAAAGATGATAAGAAAGCTTTTGGGGCTGGAGAAAATCGATGCCATAGAAACCATGCTTGTTGAAAAAAGCAGAGGACTTAAAAGAGAGATTGATGCATTTAGGGAAGTGCTACTAAGTAGTGATGAGATCATATCTAAAGAGAGTGCAATAAAAACTCATAATGAAAATAAAACCTCAATATTTACAAATTTAACAGCAAAGTCAAAAGAGTTAGAAACGCTAAAACTAAAAGAGATTGAATCTAAAAAAGAGTTAGATCTTTTACAAAAAACAAAAGAGCATAAAACAAAGCTGCTAAGTGAACTTGAACTTATTAAAAATACTCTTGAATCTAATAAGCTACAACAAACAAAACTTTCATCTGAGCTATTAGAGTTACAACAAAAACAAAAAGAGCTAACAGTTTTAGAGCCTTTAAAAATAGAGTTTGAACAGTTGCAAACTAAACTAAAAGAGCAACAGCAACTAAAAGAGATACATCTAAAAATTGAAGGGTTAAATAAAGAGCAGACTCAACTTAGAGAGCAATACACAAAAGCCAAAAATGATATTGCTGCTCTAGAACTTGAAGTGAAAGATTATGCAAGTTTGCAAGTGAAACAACAGCAGATGAAAAATGAAGCGGATAAACTTCAAACAACTATCAAAGAGTTAGAAACTCAAATAAAAGCTATCAGTTCTTCTGTATCCGGAGAGCAAAAACTCATCGACACTACAAAAGCCCAGATTGCAGAGATTGAAAAAATAGGCAAGGGCTCAAACTGCCCCACTTGCACCAGGCCGCTTCTTGAAGAGTACGACAAAGTCATTGCGACACTTTCAAATACCATACAGACTATCCAAAAAGAGAAAATTGATAAACAAACCCTGGAGTTGTCAAAAGTAGAAAGTTCAAAAGTAGCACTTGACAAACAAAAAGAGGAAATTCAAAGTCAACTTCAAGAGCTAAATAAACAACTAACTATCATCGAGACAAAACAAAAAGACCTTATCAAAGCACATGTACATTTTAAAGAGGTTGAAGCAAAAGGTATCCAAAACAAAAAAGAACTAGAAGCGCTTTCAAAATACTCTTATGATGAAAAATTGCACGAAGATTTGATAGCAAAAGAGCAAACATTAAAACCTAAATATGATGAGTATAAAAAACTCCAAACTCTTATCCAAAGAGTTCCCGTACTTCAAAAAGAGTTAGACGAGATTAAAAAAGCTATAAAAGAAAAAACTTTAGGTTTTACACATAAAGAGACTGAAATCAAAGCCATTATTTATGATGAAACAAATCATAAAACAAAACTTGATGAGTTTACTCTCCTGCAAAAGCATAAAGATGAATTAGCAACTGTTATCAATGAATTTAAAGTGCAAATCGCTTCCATCGATGGTGAGATAAAAACACTTCAATCCTCCCTTGATACAAATAAAGAGCATCAAGCAAGATTGGCTGCAAAGCAGCAAGATTTAAGTGATTATGAAAAGATAAAAGTATCTTTGAACGAATTTAAAACGAAGCTCAACTCGAAAGTAGCTCCAAGAATTTCTCAAATTGCTTCAGCCATGTACGGTCAAATCACCAAAGGAAAATATCAGCATATCGAAGTGGATAACGACTTTGACTTTTATATCTACGATGAGGGGCAAAAGTTTCCGATAGAGAGATTTAGCGGCGGGGAAGTGGACCTTGCAAATTTAGTTCTTAGAATTGCTATTTCAAAAACATTAGGGGAACTAAGTGGTGCAGGGAATATAGGGTTTTTAGCATTTGATGAAGTGTTTGGTAGTCAAGATGAAAGTAGAAGAATGGAAATCTTAGAAGCATTTCATACTATCAAAGAGCAATACAGACAGATATTTTTGATATCCCATGAGATGGAGATAAAAGAGATGTTTGAGCGGCTTGTGGAGTTGTAA